In one Phyllostomus discolor isolate MPI-MPIP mPhyDis1 chromosome 8, mPhyDis1.pri.v3, whole genome shotgun sequence genomic region, the following are encoded:
- the TOB1 gene encoding protein Tob1, translating to MQLEIQVALNFIISYLYNKLPRRRVNIFGEELERLLKKKYEGHWYPEKPYKGSGFRCIHVGEKVDPVIEQASKESGLDIDDVRGNLPQDLSVWIDPFEVSYQIGEKGPVKVLYVDDNNENGCELDKEIKNSFNPEAQVFMPISDPASSVSSSPSPPFGHSAAVSPTFMPRSTQPLTFTTATFAATKFGSTKMKNSGRSNKVARTSPINLGLNVNDLLKQKAISSSMHSLYGLGLGSQQQPPQQQQQPSQPPPPPPQPQQQQKTSALSPNAKEFIFPNMQGQGSSTNGMFPGDSPLNLSPLQYSNAFDVFAAYGGLNEKSFVDGLNFSLNNMQYSNQQFQPVMAN from the coding sequence ATGCAGCTTGAAATCCAAGTAGCactaaattttatcatttcatatttGTACAATAAGCTTCCCAGGAGACGCGTCAACATTTTTGGTGAAGAGCTTGAAAGACTTCTTAAGAAGAAATATGAAGGGCACTGGTATCCTGAAAAGCCATACAAAGGATCAGGGTTTAGATGTATACACGTAGGGGAGAAAGTGGACCCCGTGATTGAACAAGCATCCAAAGAGAGTGGTTTGGACATTGATGATGTTCGCGGCAATCTGCCGCAGGATCTTAGCGTTTGGATCGACCCTTTTGAGGTTTCCTACCAAATTGGTGAAAAGGGACCAGTGAAGGTGCTTTATGTGGATGATAATAATGAAAATGGATGTGAGTTGGATAAAGAGATCAAAAACAGCTTTAACCCAGAGGCCCAGGTTTTTATGCCCATAAGTGACCCAGCCTCATCAGTGTCCAGCTCTCCATCGCCTCCCTTTGGTCACTCTGCTGCTGTAAGCCCTACTTTCATGCCCCGGTCCACTCAGCCTTTAACCTTTACCACTGCCACTTTTGCTGCCACCAAGTTTGGCTCTACCAAAATGAAGAATAGTGGCCGCAGCAACAAGGTTGCACGTACTTCTCCTATCAACCTTGGCCTGAATGTGAATGACCTCTTGAAGCAGAAAGCCATCTCTTCCTCAATGCACTCTCTGTATGGGCTCGGCCTGGGTAGCCAGCAGCAGCCGccgcagcaacagcagcagccatcccagccgccaccgccaccaccacagCCGCAGCAACAGCAGAAAACCTCTGCTCTTTCTCCTAATGCCaaggaatttatttttcctaacaTGCAGGGTCAAGGTAGTAGTACCAATGGAATGTTCCCAGGTGACAGCCCCCTTAACCTCAGTCCTCTTCAGTACAGTAATGCCTTTGATGTGTTTGCAGCCTATGGAGGCCTCAACGAGAAGTCTTTTGTAGATGGCTtgaattttagtttaaataaCATGCAGTATTCTAACCAGCAATTCCAGCCTGTTATGGCtaactaa